One region of Syntrophobacter fumaroxidans MPOB genomic DNA includes:
- a CDS encoding FAD-dependent oxidoreductase: protein MSMDRLFEPVRIGPLTLRNRLVMTAMSTCFAGPRGEVNDRIAEYYAARAAGGTALITVEEAYIHPMLPHVKNALGAYGGHLVGGLAHLARRIHDGGALASLQLGLYFRQQLNGFPSYTVSADSPFREPGCKELNHEEIRYLTVLFADAAERTRAAGFDVVEIHACHGCLLSEFLSPYWNKRKDEYGGDRAGRFRFPLEILAEIRSRLGSEYPVIYRISGSEFVPEGFSAEDAVALSIALENAGVTAINVSGGLGHKNHIAIPPSDVQRGLLLPIAKSIREKVKVPVIVGNSMTPQIAAEAVEAGQADLIGLGRPLIADPEWPRKVAEGRIHELRQCIRCNQGCFGALRDPRRPFISCMYNPVAGREFESPITEAPVKKRVVVVGAGPAGCEAARVARLRGHEVIVLEKQDRVGGQFNLAALPPKKGDFGKLVEFYAGELPRLGVDVRLGTAATTELLKSLKADVYVLATGSTSSRPPIPGADLPHVFMVPEVLWGQAAIDPGPVVVVGGGASGLETADLIAGKGIEVTVIEVLDTAGRDIIGGIGVRESLMSRLSANGVTVLTGHRVVAIREDAVIASDRPLIGGGREVAIPARSVVLALGMRPVDDLSARQAECGGTWHVVGDSRNPGNAFNAIHQAFELAVGI, encoded by the coding sequence ATGTCCATGGACAGATTGTTCGAGCCGGTCCGGATAGGCCCCCTGACCCTCCGGAACCGCCTGGTCATGACGGCGATGTCCACCTGTTTTGCGGGGCCGCGCGGGGAGGTCAACGACCGCATCGCCGAATACTATGCCGCGCGCGCCGCCGGCGGAACCGCTTTGATCACCGTCGAAGAGGCGTACATCCATCCCATGCTGCCCCACGTGAAAAATGCCCTCGGGGCATACGGCGGCCACCTGGTGGGCGGCCTGGCGCACCTGGCCCGGCGCATCCACGACGGCGGGGCGCTCGCTTCCCTGCAACTCGGCCTCTATTTCCGACAGCAGTTGAACGGATTTCCCTCCTACACGGTTTCGGCCGATTCGCCTTTCCGCGAACCGGGCTGCAAGGAACTGAACCACGAGGAAATCCGCTACCTCACCGTGTTGTTCGCGGATGCCGCGGAGCGGACGCGGGCGGCCGGATTCGACGTGGTGGAAATCCATGCCTGCCACGGATGTCTGCTGTCCGAGTTCCTTTCTCCTTATTGGAACAAAAGAAAAGATGAGTACGGCGGGGACCGGGCGGGACGTTTTCGCTTCCCCCTGGAAATCCTGGCCGAGATTCGGTCGCGCCTCGGATCGGAATATCCTGTGATCTACCGGATCTCGGGGAGCGAGTTCGTCCCCGAAGGATTCTCCGCGGAGGATGCGGTGGCGCTTTCAATCGCCCTTGAGAACGCCGGGGTTACGGCGATCAACGTGTCGGGCGGGTTGGGGCACAAGAACCACATCGCCATCCCTCCTTCGGACGTTCAGAGGGGCTTGCTGCTTCCCATCGCAAAGTCAATCAGGGAAAAAGTGAAGGTCCCCGTCATCGTCGGGAACTCGATGACCCCGCAGATCGCCGCGGAAGCGGTGGAAGCCGGCCAGGCGGATCTCATCGGTCTGGGACGGCCGCTCATAGCCGACCCGGAATGGCCGCGCAAGGTGGCCGAGGGCCGCATTCACGAGCTCCGCCAGTGCATCCGGTGCAACCAGGGTTGTTTCGGTGCCTTGAGGGACCCGCGGCGGCCCTTCATCAGTTGCATGTACAACCCGGTTGCGGGCCGGGAGTTCGAATCGCCGATCACCGAAGCCCCGGTGAAGAAGCGCGTGGTGGTGGTCGGCGCGGGGCCGGCCGGTTGCGAAGCGGCACGGGTCGCCAGGCTGCGCGGGCACGAAGTGATTGTGCTGGAAAAACAGGACCGGGTGGGAGGCCAGTTCAACCTGGCGGCGCTGCCGCCCAAGAAGGGAGATTTCGGCAAGCTGGTGGAGTTTTACGCGGGAGAGCTTCCCCGCCTGGGGGTTGACGTCCGGCTGGGCACGGCCGCGACCACGGAGTTGCTGAAATCCCTGAAGGCCGATGTCTATGTGCTGGCGACGGGGTCGACGTCGAGTCGTCCTCCCATCCCCGGGGCCGATCTCCCGCACGTGTTCATGGTTCCGGAGGTGCTCTGGGGGCAGGCGGCGATCGATCCGGGCCCCGTGGTGGTCGTCGGCGGGGGGGCTTCCGGGCTCGAAACGGCCGACCTGATTGCCGGGAAGGGCATCGAGGTCACGGTGATCGAGGTCCTAGACACGGCCGGACGGGATATCATCGGCGGGATCGGCGTTCGGGAATCGCTCATGTCGAGGCTCTCCGCCAACGGCGTGACCGTGCTCACCGGTCACCGCGTGGTCGCCATCCGGGAAGACGCGGTGATCGCCTCCGACCGGCCGCTCATCGGAGGAGGCAGGGAGGTCGCGATCCCGGCCCGCTCGGTCGTGCTGGCGCTCGGAATGCGGCCGGTGGACGATCTGTCGGCCAGGCAGGCGGAATGCGGGGGAACCTGGCACGTTGTGGGTGACAGCCGGAATCCCGGCAATGCTTTCAACGCGATTCACCAGGCGTTTGAGCTTGCCGTCGGGATATGA
- a CDS encoding TRAP transporter substrate-binding protein: protein MKVRRVFKMLGLVGLCLLCSAVLTVPTVQAAKTIRVATVALPETTIYQGLEKWQKVLKEQSKGKLEIKILGRAVMGGDREMIEGCRLNTLDAAVISGSVLATIIPQYFMVAMPYFFNDHKEANAYLDGAPGQKLLGMLNEKDIVGLGWSTWSFRGIWNNVRPITKPEDMQGLKIRTLETPMDMSIVTYMGGISTPMAWSECLLGLRQGTVDGIATTYGLGYALKLYELAKFASQTKHYYEPAPLIMSKKLFDEFTPEEQKIIRKSAAEAMQWTRMEQMKVDEASQKLLEGKGTKVNSLTPEAFNAFREKTKPVYEQFRAKIGPEFMDESTAFVKAFREKK from the coding sequence ATGAAAGTGCGAAGAGTGTTCAAGATGTTGGGTCTGGTTGGTCTTTGTCTGCTCTGTTCGGCCGTGCTGACGGTTCCGACCGTCCAGGCCGCCAAGACGATCCGAGTGGCCACGGTCGCCCTTCCCGAAACCACCATTTACCAGGGTCTCGAGAAGTGGCAAAAGGTTCTCAAGGAGCAGTCCAAGGGCAAGCTGGAGATCAAGATCCTCGGTCGTGCCGTCATGGGCGGCGACAGGGAAATGATCGAGGGATGCCGCCTGAACACGCTGGATGCCGCCGTCATCAGCGGGTCGGTCCTGGCCACCATCATTCCCCAGTACTTCATGGTCGCCATGCCTTACTTCTTCAACGACCACAAGGAAGCGAACGCGTATCTCGACGGAGCCCCCGGACAGAAACTGCTCGGCATGCTCAATGAGAAGGACATCGTCGGCCTCGGATGGTCGACCTGGTCGTTCCGGGGCATCTGGAACAACGTCCGTCCCATTACGAAGCCCGAAGACATGCAGGGACTGAAAATCCGGACCCTCGAGACCCCCATGGACATGTCCATCGTGACCTACATGGGAGGCATCAGCACCCCCATGGCCTGGAGCGAGTGCCTGCTCGGCCTGCGCCAGGGTACCGTGGACGGCATCGCCACCACCTACGGCCTCGGCTACGCCCTGAAGCTCTACGAACTGGCCAAATTCGCTTCCCAGACGAAACACTACTACGAACCCGCGCCCCTCATCATGAGCAAGAAGCTCTTCGACGAATTCACGCCGGAGGAGCAGAAGATCATCAGGAAATCCGCCGCGGAAGCGATGCAGTGGACCAGGATGGAGCAGATGAAGGTCGACGAGGCCAGCCAGAAGCTGCTCGAAGGCAAGGGAACCAAGGTCAATTCCCTGACCCCGGAAGCCTTCAATGCATTCCGCGAGAAGACGAAGCCGGTATACGAGCAGTTCCGGGCCAAGATCGGCCCCGAGTTCATGGATGAAAGCACCGCCTTCGTCAAGGCGTTCAGAGAAAAGAAGTAG
- a CDS encoding TRAP transporter small permease, with protein sequence MSPGKVLDAVDRVISFISAAFIAVMVSILFYAVVMRYVLHSPPEWSIEITRFMFVWMVFLAAALVSRDDTHLNIGLFIDWLPARFKKPFRVLNLALSLLFCGVLIYQGMKIYPKVAQATSPTFGISMGWLYLPLTVGSALMSLFIVENIVRLLLDKPRQPASGEK encoded by the coding sequence ATGAGTCCCGGTAAAGTGCTCGACGCTGTCGATCGGGTCATCAGCTTCATTTCCGCCGCGTTCATCGCCGTCATGGTGTCCATTCTTTTCTACGCGGTGGTGATGCGGTACGTGCTGCACAGCCCGCCCGAGTGGTCCATCGAGATCACCCGGTTCATGTTCGTCTGGATGGTTTTCCTGGCGGCCGCCCTGGTGTCGCGGGACGATACCCATCTGAACATCGGCCTTTTCATCGACTGGCTTCCCGCCCGATTCAAGAAACCCTTTCGTGTGCTGAACCTGGCCCTCTCGCTCCTGTTCTGCGGCGTGCTGATCTACCAGGGCATGAAGATCTATCCCAAGGTGGCGCAGGCGACGTCGCCCACCTTCGGAATCTCCATGGGATGGCTCTACCTGCCGCTGACGGTGGGGAGCGCTCTCATGTCCTTGTTTATCGTCGAAAACATCGTCCGTCTGCTGCTGGACAAGCCGAGGCAGCCGGCTTCCGGGGAGAAATGA
- a CDS encoding TRAP transporter large permease, with protein sequence MFMLSVIGVFLLTALLGLPIYFSFGLTAAYACVVGDFPLQIIAQRMMIGMDSFVLLAIPGFVLVGDIMCLGGISKRAVDFSNSLIGQFKGGLAMVTVFTGMIMGGISGSAVADTSAVASVLVPSMEKENYPREFSASVVATAGPLGNIIPPSIPMIVYSMTAGLSLLDLFLSGYIPGTMIGVSLMIICHVLSKRRGYGPPVPYTFRWRNVWVAFRGAALALFTPILIVGGIVTGAFTPTESAMIGVFYCLFIALFVYKEMTWAQLPKMLLESAKTTAKLVIIIASAAVFSYISINEGVPEMFEKFMLSVSDNKYVILMLLNVILLLLGCLIDILVGIIIIVPVLIPLGESLGIDPLHMAMIFVMNMSIGLLTPPVGYCLYVSASIAKVPMEKVTRFSVPLVITMIGILVLITFFPTFTTFVPNLFH encoded by the coding sequence ATGTTTATGCTTTCCGTCATAGGCGTCTTTCTGCTCACCGCCCTGCTCGGACTGCCGATCTATTTCTCTTTCGGCCTGACGGCCGCCTACGCCTGCGTCGTAGGGGACTTCCCACTCCAGATCATCGCCCAGCGGATGATGATCGGCATGGATTCCTTCGTGCTTCTGGCCATTCCCGGTTTCGTGCTCGTGGGGGACATCATGTGCCTGGGGGGGATATCCAAGCGGGCCGTGGATTTCTCCAATTCACTGATCGGCCAGTTCAAGGGCGGACTCGCCATGGTGACCGTTTTCACCGGGATGATCATGGGCGGGATCTCCGGGTCGGCCGTCGCGGACACGTCCGCCGTCGCCTCGGTGCTCGTTCCCTCCATGGAAAAGGAGAACTATCCCAGGGAGTTTTCGGCATCGGTGGTCGCCACGGCCGGTCCTTTGGGCAACATCATCCCGCCGTCCATCCCGATGATCGTCTATTCCATGACCGCCGGCCTCTCGCTGCTCGACCTTTTCCTCTCCGGGTACATTCCCGGCACGATGATCGGCGTAAGCCTCATGATCATCTGCCACGTTCTGTCCAAGAGGAGAGGCTACGGGCCGCCGGTGCCGTACACATTCCGCTGGAGGAACGTCTGGGTGGCTTTCCGCGGGGCGGCCCTGGCGTTGTTCACCCCGATACTCATAGTCGGTGGAATCGTCACCGGAGCGTTCACGCCCACGGAATCGGCGATGATCGGAGTGTTCTACTGCCTGTTCATCGCCCTGTTCGTCTACAAGGAAATGACCTGGGCGCAGCTGCCCAAAATGCTGCTCGAATCGGCCAAGACTACCGCCAAGCTGGTGATCATCATCGCATCCGCGGCGGTGTTTTCGTACATCTCCATCAACGAGGGCGTGCCCGAGATGTTCGAGAAATTCATGCTCAGCGTGTCCGACAACAAGTATGTGATCCTGATGCTGCTGAACGTGATCCTCCTGCTGCTCGGGTGCCTCATCGACATTCTCGTGGGCATCATCATCATCGTGCCCGTGCTCATCCCGCTCGGAGAGTCCCTGGGCATCGACCCGCTGCACATGGCCATGATCTTCGTCATGAACATGTCCATCGGGCTGCTGACGCCCCCCGTGGGATACTGCCTGTACGTGTCGGCATCCATCGCGAAAGTCCCGATGGAAAAGGTGACCCGGTTCTCGGTCCCGCTTGTCATCACGATGATCGGGATCCTGGTGCTCATCACCTTTTTCCCGACATTCACCACTTTCGTCCCGAACCTGTTCCATTGA
- a CDS encoding cupin domain-containing protein, with the protein MHYVKEQDVSGLQLPGRLWKKLIGPEDGNCMNMILGVVSFPPGSDPGTHKHAAEEEIIYVVSGRGETRVGDKVYPLEPGVAVFTEPGVEHGVRTIGEEPLVLVSVFSPPVRPGSYDKKK; encoded by the coding sequence ATGCACTATGTGAAAGAACAGGATGTCAGCGGCCTGCAGTTGCCGGGAAGGCTCTGGAAGAAGCTCATCGGGCCGGAAGACGGCAATTGCATGAATATGATCCTCGGCGTCGTGTCCTTCCCGCCCGGCAGCGATCCGGGGACCCACAAACACGCGGCCGAGGAGGAAATCATTTACGTCGTTTCGGGCCGCGGGGAGACCAGGGTCGGGGACAAGGTCTACCCGCTCGAGCCGGGCGTGGCGGTTTTCACCGAGCCCGGAGTGGAGCACGGCGTCAGGACCATCGGCGAGGAGCCGCTGGTGCTGGTCAGTGTCTTCAGCCCTCCCGTGAGGCCGGGGTCCTACGACAAGAAGAAGTGA
- a CDS encoding GntR family transcriptional regulator: MQIQKKNLKSEFEGLVGKLENMILTGVFQPRERLIELNLAKALNVSRFWIRDALKILETKGIVTVIPYKGAVVTDLDEDVIQEIFEVRVALETLATRLACNHVRPTDISVLKRMVGHVEDSYTRRDFETMITANSNFHDYIFKLAKNQTLLQMINQLRARCHILRHTSWSSQRIVTEILEEHRQFVAALEKRDLQALERLARDHITHAKDFYLFQLQTRKALIGNASRKRKKTGEVHS, translated from the coding sequence ATGCAAATTCAGAAGAAAAACCTGAAAAGCGAATTCGAGGGCTTGGTCGGCAAGCTGGAGAACATGATTCTGACCGGGGTCTTTCAGCCGCGGGAGCGGCTCATCGAGCTGAACCTGGCGAAGGCCCTGAATGTGAGCCGATTCTGGATTCGCGACGCCCTGAAGATCCTCGAGACCAAGGGCATCGTCACCGTCATCCCGTATAAAGGCGCGGTGGTCACCGACCTGGATGAAGACGTGATTCAGGAGATCTTCGAAGTTCGGGTGGCCCTGGAAACCCTTGCCACCCGCCTGGCCTGCAATCATGTCCGTCCCACGGACATCAGCGTCCTCAAGCGCATGGTCGGGCATGTGGAAGACAGCTACACCCGGCGGGACTTCGAAACCATGATCACCGCCAACTCCAATTTTCACGATTACATCTTCAAGCTGGCGAAAAACCAGACGCTGCTCCAGATGATCAACCAACTCAGAGCCCGGTGCCACATCCTGCGCCACACGTCCTGGTCCTCGCAACGGATCGTGACCGAGATCCTCGAGGAACACCGTCAGTTTGTGGCGGCGCTCGAAAAGCGGGATCTCCAGGCGCTCGAACGGTTGGCCCGGGATCACATCACCCACGCCAAGGATTTCTACCTGTTTCAGTTGCAGACGCGCAAAGCCCTGATCGGTAATGCTTCACGCAAGAGGAAGAAAACGGGAGAAGTGCACAGTTAA
- a CDS encoding ferritin-like domain-containing protein, with translation MKLEEYKKVISMAIGNEIAAFDFYTTVSKTAKDANIKAIFKELAEEEKKHRSYLEGLLANPKTMHFDESADYKVAESVDKPKLSVEMKPKDAIALAMKEEEEAMVMYQALAASSKDADQKSMFNSLALMEKGHKTRLENMYTSMAFPEVW, from the coding sequence ATGAAACTCGAAGAGTACAAGAAGGTTATTTCCATGGCCATTGGCAACGAAATCGCCGCGTTCGACTTCTACACCACCGTGAGCAAGACGGCAAAAGACGCGAACATCAAGGCAATCTTCAAGGAATTGGCCGAGGAAGAGAAAAAACACCGGAGCTATCTGGAAGGGCTGCTCGCCAATCCCAAAACGATGCATTTCGATGAGTCCGCGGACTACAAGGTGGCCGAATCGGTGGATAAGCCGAAATTGTCCGTCGAGATGAAGCCCAAGGACGCCATCGCCCTGGCAATGAAGGAAGAAGAGGAAGCGATGGTGATGTACCAGGCCCTGGCCGCCTCCAGCAAAGATGCCGATCAGAAGAGCATGTTCAATTCGCTGGCCCTCATGGAAAAGGGCCACAAAACCAGGCTGGAGAACATGTACACCAGCATGGCCTTTCCCGAAGTCTGGTAA
- a CDS encoding tetratricopeptide repeat protein: protein MIDLLQRTVGRLCTGTALGLVVLLFMMAESQAWPVPGAPERDAPAVSAERVRSLADQGDRDAQFTLGSMYLLGNGIQQDQSQAAEWFRKSAEQGNALAQTSLGAMYYLGQGVPGDHGQAAEWYRKAAEQGEASAQYNLGNLYLLGHGVEKDEAQAMQWFRKAAEQGMVLAQFNLAGGYAEGRGLPRDDREAAKWCRKAAEQGDVTAQYQLGLMYEAGRGVEKDRREAISWLTSAARKGFEPAKTLLLKMGVDSSK, encoded by the coding sequence ATGATCGATCTTCTCCAACGAACGGTTGGACGCCTTTGCACCGGAACGGCACTGGGTCTCGTCGTGCTGTTGTTCATGATGGCGGAGTCACAAGCCTGGCCGGTCCCGGGGGCGCCCGAACGGGATGCCCCCGCGGTCTCCGCGGAGCGGGTCCGCAGTCTTGCCGATCAGGGAGACCGGGATGCCCAGTTCACCCTGGGAAGCATGTATCTCCTGGGGAATGGAATACAGCAGGATCAAAGTCAGGCGGCGGAGTGGTTCCGCAAGTCGGCCGAGCAGGGCAACGCCCTGGCCCAGACCAGCCTGGGAGCCATGTATTACCTGGGACAGGGGGTGCCCGGGGACCACGGCCAGGCGGCAGAATGGTACCGTAAGGCCGCCGAACAGGGTGAGGCCTCGGCCCAGTACAACCTGGGCAACCTGTATCTTCTCGGGCACGGCGTGGAGAAAGATGAGGCTCAAGCCATGCAATGGTTCCGCAAGGCGGCGGAGCAGGGCATGGTCCTGGCCCAGTTCAATCTCGCCGGAGGCTATGCCGAAGGCCGGGGCCTGCCCCGCGATGACCGGGAAGCCGCCAAATGGTGCCGCAAGGCCGCCGAACAGGGTGACGTGACCGCTCAGTACCAGTTGGGACTTATGTACGAGGCAGGGCGCGGCGTGGAAAAGGATCGCCGGGAGGCGATCTCATGGCTGACGTCTGCGGCCCGCAAAGGCTTCGAACCCGCAAAAACCCTGTTGCTCAAGATGGGGGTCGATTCTTCAAAATGA
- a CDS encoding class I SAM-dependent methyltransferase: MQPAVGSGRLPADPFLTVFPGVPMHVETLSFDKRYDRSKYIATRFARYLRGRILDVGCDEAHLRHLLPDCHYIGIDVAGSPDLLVDLERAKRLPFADETFDAVVCSDVLEHLDHLHRVFGELVRCARKVLIVSLPNNWVNARLPIARGRGRIGFYGLPADEPQDRHKWFFNLSEAVDFFTAQTKRHPLRIVECFCNEKPRPVFIRALRRLRYRERFSYLNRYAHTLWAVFEKVSPASLLLDRADGPETGGGRRA; encoded by the coding sequence ATGCAGCCTGCGGTCGGCTCCGGAAGGCTTCCCGCGGACCCGTTCCTTACCGTATTCCCGGGAGTGCCCATGCACGTCGAAACCCTGTCTTTTGATAAACGATACGATCGCAGCAAATACATCGCGACACGATTTGCCCGCTATCTGCGGGGACGAATTCTCGATGTCGGTTGCGACGAGGCTCATCTGAGGCATCTGTTGCCCGATTGCCACTACATCGGCATCGATGTCGCAGGAAGTCCCGATCTCCTTGTGGACCTCGAACGCGCAAAGCGCCTGCCTTTCGCCGATGAGACCTTCGACGCGGTGGTTTGCAGCGACGTGCTGGAACATCTTGACCATCTTCACCGGGTTTTCGGAGAATTGGTGCGGTGCGCACGGAAGGTCCTCATCGTTTCCCTCCCGAACAACTGGGTCAACGCCAGGCTCCCCATCGCGCGAGGCCGGGGACGCATCGGATTCTACGGTCTGCCTGCGGACGAGCCGCAAGACAGGCACAAGTGGTTCTTCAATCTGTCCGAAGCCGTGGACTTCTTCACCGCTCAAACGAAAAGGCACCCTCTGAGAATCGTCGAGTGCTTCTGCAACGAGAAACCGAGACCGGTTTTCATCCGTGCTTTGAGGAGGCTGCGCTATCGTGAGCGTTTCAGCTACCTCAATCGGTACGCTCACACACTGTGGGCGGTGTTTGAGAAGGTGTCCCCGGCCTCCCTGTTGCTCGATCGAGCCGATGGACCGGAAACGGGGGGAGGTCGACGGGCTTGA